Proteins found in one Sporosarcina jeotgali genomic segment:
- a CDS encoding ubiquitin-like domain-containing protein, with translation MTKRTMGNLFFQSLRFKKIAAGTAILAIFVTVLSLVVYEGTKKSILLEAGGETLELKTHAKTVEDVLAQRDIEIGSHDTVSPSAATSIKDGMTIDWKQANPVAINMNNDSTTIWTTKSTVKDVLTEAGVELDEHDSVEPSLDSHVDKKSEITIDKAFQVTLKDGKKSTKVWSTSTTVADFLKNENIQLSELDRVESNKEQVLLPKSVVSIVRVEKVTDVVEETTDFDVKTRTDDSLLKGREKIVQEGKSGKVRKRFEIVKENGKEVSRKLIREHVVSHPKAKVVSVGSKVVIASAAPKASAVKTASSKKTSVSRGNGNESGKVMYMNATAYTAHCTGCSGITATGINLSANPNLKVIAVDPSVIPLGSKVWVEGYGYAIAGDTGGAIKGSRIDLHVPNDAAARKFGRRQVKIKVLN, from the coding sequence ATGACGAAACGAACCATGGGAAACCTATTCTTTCAATCATTGAGGTTTAAGAAAATCGCAGCAGGAACAGCAATATTAGCAATTTTTGTTACTGTTCTTTCTCTTGTCGTATATGAAGGTACGAAGAAAAGCATCTTGCTAGAAGCAGGTGGCGAAACATTAGAGTTAAAAACACACGCAAAAACAGTCGAAGACGTACTGGCACAGCGTGATATAGAGATTGGGTCACACGACACAGTCTCACCCTCAGCTGCAACATCTATAAAAGATGGTATGACGATTGATTGGAAACAGGCAAACCCCGTTGCAATAAATATGAATAATGACTCGACGACCATTTGGACAACGAAGTCTACGGTTAAAGATGTACTGACAGAAGCTGGTGTAGAATTGGATGAGCATGATTCAGTTGAACCAAGTTTAGATAGTCATGTCGATAAGAAAAGTGAAATCACGATTGATAAAGCTTTTCAAGTTACGTTGAAAGATGGTAAAAAGTCTACAAAGGTGTGGTCCACTTCGACTACGGTCGCTGACTTTTTAAAGAACGAAAACATCCAATTGAGTGAGTTGGATCGAGTAGAGAGCAACAAGGAGCAAGTATTGCTGCCGAAATCTGTTGTGTCGATTGTTCGTGTGGAAAAGGTCACCGATGTAGTGGAAGAGACGACGGATTTTGACGTGAAAACACGTACTGACGATAGTTTACTGAAAGGTCGAGAAAAAATCGTCCAAGAAGGTAAAAGCGGGAAAGTCAGAAAGAGATTCGAAATCGTCAAAGAAAACGGAAAAGAAGTTTCGCGAAAGCTTATTCGCGAGCATGTTGTCTCGCATCCTAAAGCTAAAGTAGTTTCAGTAGGTTCAAAAGTGGTGATTGCAAGTGCAGCGCCAAAAGCTTCTGCTGTTAAGACTGCATCATCTAAAAAGACGAGTGTTTCACGTGGAAACGGAAATGAGTCTGGAAAAGTGATGTACATGAACGCAACAGCTTACACAGCACATTGCACAGGTTGCAGCGGTATTACAGCTACTGGCATTAACTTGAGTGCTAATCCGAACTTGAAGGTTATTGCAGTAGATCCAAGCGTAATTCCACTAGGTTCAAAAGTATGGGTGGAAGGCTATGGTTATGCAATTGCAGGCGATACTGGCGGTGCTATTAAAGGCAGTCGAATTGACTTGCACGTACCAAATGACGCGGCTGCTAGAAAGTTTGGCAGACGACAAGTAAAAATTAAAGTGTTGAACTGA
- the rnmV gene encoding ribonuclease M5, whose product MNIKEVIVVEGKSDTIAIQRATGADTIETNGSAVGQEALTKIRHAQQTRGVIVFTDPDYPGRRIRAIIEQQIPDVKHAFLTRDRAIAKNGKKVGIEHATDEDIRNALQAVYTVDTTTIEETPRDLLIEARLIGHPEAKKRRDRLSELLKIGQVNGKGLQKRLAMFRINEAALMQALLTIDEEEQEW is encoded by the coding sequence GTGAATATAAAAGAAGTCATCGTAGTTGAAGGGAAGTCCGATACGATTGCGATTCAACGGGCAACTGGTGCTGACACAATTGAAACCAATGGCTCAGCAGTCGGACAGGAAGCCCTCACTAAAATCCGTCATGCTCAACAAACGCGCGGCGTTATCGTTTTTACGGACCCCGACTATCCAGGAAGAAGAATCCGGGCAATCATCGAGCAGCAAATTCCGGATGTTAAACACGCTTTTTTAACGAGAGATCGTGCGATTGCTAAAAACGGAAAGAAAGTCGGTATTGAGCATGCTACTGATGAAGACATACGCAACGCTCTTCAAGCGGTTTATACAGTCGACACAACTACTATAGAAGAAACACCGCGTGATCTCCTAATTGAAGCTCGCCTAATTGGGCATCCTGAAGCTAAAAAGCGACGCGATCGATTAAGCGAACTTTTAAAAATTGGTCAAGTAAATGGCAAGGGACTTCAAAAACGTCTTGCCATGTTTCGAATTAACGAAGCTGCACTTATGCAGGCGCTTTTAACGATAGACGAGGAGGAACAGGAATGGTGA
- the metG gene encoding methionine--tRNA ligase: MAEQKKTFYITTPIYYPSGKFHIGTAYTTVASDAMARYKRLRGYDVRFLTGMDEHGQKIQEKAEEAGRPPQEYVNDIADYAKRIWKLMDITYDDFIQTTEERHKNAVQKIFQKFLDNGDIYKGEYEGWKCIPCESYFTEAQLVDGNCPDCGRPVERVAEESYFFNMKKYSDRLLQYYEDNPGFIEPESRKNEMINNFIKPGLEDLSVSRVSFDWGIKVPGDPKHVIYVWVDALTNYITSLGYLSDDDSLFNKYWPADVQVVGKDIVRFHTIYWPIFLMALDLPLPKKVFAHGFIMMKDGKMSKSKGNVVYPDMLVERFGLDATRYFLLRELPFGQDGTFSPESFVERTNYDLANDLGNLLNRSVSMINKYFDGIVPVELAEPTEFDESLRATMTSTVQKYEESLEKMQFSIVLSELWTLVSRTNKYIDETAPWVLAKEEADRGKLASVMVHLVQSLRHIAVMLQPFMPESPKKIIEQLGLDKSRLAWDTLGDFNTIPENTKVIEKGVPIFPRLENDVEIQYIKEQMAITAPKESEKEAPIKEQSEEESSEITIDAFNAIDLRIATVTACEKIPKADKLLKLQVDLGYEQRQVVSGIAEHYTPDQLVGQKVIVVANLKPVKLRGELSQGMILAGTSDGVLKLATADASLANGSRVK; the protein is encoded by the coding sequence CAAGCGTCTTCGCGGGTACGATGTTCGATTCCTGACGGGAATGGACGAGCACGGGCAAAAGATTCAAGAAAAAGCAGAAGAAGCCGGCCGCCCTCCTCAGGAATACGTCAACGATATAGCGGACTATGCAAAACGCATATGGAAGCTGATGGACATTACGTACGATGACTTCATTCAAACGACCGAAGAGCGTCATAAAAATGCGGTCCAGAAGATTTTTCAAAAGTTTCTCGATAATGGAGATATCTATAAAGGGGAATATGAGGGGTGGAAGTGTATTCCTTGCGAATCCTATTTCACTGAAGCGCAGCTGGTAGATGGTAATTGTCCGGACTGCGGACGTCCAGTGGAGCGTGTCGCTGAAGAATCTTATTTCTTTAATATGAAGAAATATTCAGATCGTCTTCTTCAATATTACGAAGATAATCCGGGATTCATCGAGCCGGAATCACGTAAAAATGAAATGATCAATAATTTCATTAAACCGGGTCTGGAAGACTTATCCGTGTCCCGCGTTTCCTTCGACTGGGGCATTAAAGTTCCGGGAGATCCGAAGCATGTCATATACGTTTGGGTGGATGCCTTAACGAATTACATTACGTCACTTGGCTACTTGTCAGATGACGACTCATTATTTAACAAATACTGGCCAGCTGACGTGCAAGTAGTTGGTAAAGATATCGTTCGTTTCCACACGATTTACTGGCCGATTTTCTTGATGGCGTTAGACTTGCCGCTGCCGAAGAAAGTCTTTGCACATGGATTCATCATGATGAAGGACGGTAAGATGTCCAAGTCTAAAGGAAATGTTGTCTATCCAGACATGCTCGTTGAACGTTTTGGTTTAGACGCAACTCGTTACTTCTTATTGCGTGAACTTCCGTTTGGTCAAGATGGAACATTTTCTCCCGAATCATTCGTAGAACGCACGAATTATGATTTAGCGAATGATTTAGGAAACTTGTTGAACCGATCCGTTTCGATGATCAACAAATACTTTGATGGTATTGTGCCTGTAGAACTTGCAGAGCCAACGGAATTCGATGAAAGTTTACGGGCAACAATGACATCGACTGTACAAAAGTATGAAGAGTCTCTTGAGAAAATGCAGTTCAGTATCGTTCTTTCAGAGCTATGGACACTGGTATCACGGACAAATAAATACATTGACGAAACAGCGCCCTGGGTTCTTGCAAAAGAAGAAGCAGATCGCGGGAAACTGGCGTCAGTAATGGTCCACTTAGTCCAATCATTACGACATATTGCCGTTATGCTGCAGCCATTCATGCCTGAGTCTCCTAAGAAGATTATAGAACAACTTGGATTGGACAAATCACGATTGGCTTGGGATACATTAGGTGATTTCAATACCATTCCGGAAAATACAAAAGTGATTGAAAAGGGTGTACCGATTTTCCCTAGACTGGAAAACGACGTTGAAATTCAATATATCAAAGAACAAATGGCGATTACGGCTCCGAAAGAGTCTGAAAAAGAAGCACCTATAAAGGAACAATCGGAAGAAGAGTCATCAGAAATTACAATAGATGCATTTAATGCGATCGATTTACGTATAGCGACTGTAACCGCATGTGAAAAAATTCCGAAAGCAGATAAGTTATTAAAGCTGCAGGTTGACTTGGGATATGAGCAGCGACAAGTCGTTTCAGGTATTGCTGAACATTACACACCTGACCAATTGGTTGGACAAAAGGTAATTGTTGTAGCAAATTTGAAACCCGTTAAATTGCGCGGAGAATTGTCACAAGGGATGATCTTAGCGGGGACATCAGACGGCGTTCTGAAACTTGCGACAGCAGACGCATCTCTTGCAAATGGATCACGAGTGAAATAA
- the veg gene encoding biofilm formation stimulator Veg, whose product MPKTLADIKKSLDAHLGKRLHLRANGGRKKTIERAGILRDTYRAVFVVELDQDENAFERVSYSYADILTEAVEITILDGGDTTAFEIK is encoded by the coding sequence GTGCCAAAAACATTAGCGGACATTAAGAAGTCATTGGATGCTCACTTAGGAAAACGTCTGCACCTTCGTGCAAACGGCGGTCGTAAAAAAACGATCGAAAGAGCTGGAATCCTTCGTGACACGTATCGTGCGGTATTTGTAGTGGAACTTGATCAGGACGAAAATGCGTTTGAACGGGTATCATACAGCTATGCGGATATTTTAACTGAAGCAGTTGAAATAACGATACTGGACGGTGGAGACACCACAGCATTTGAGATTAAATAG
- a CDS encoding TatD family hydrolase translates to MLIDTHVHLNDDQYEDDIEQVIQRALDTGIERMVVVGFDRPTITRAMELAEMHSFIYAVVGWHPVDAIDCTEEDLQWIEELAAHPKVVGIGETGLDYHWDKSPKEVQQELFRKQIRLAQKVKLPVIIHNRDATADVVRILQEEEAEITGGIMHCFSGSVETAKQCIDMNFMISLGGPVTFKNAKVPKQVATEIPLEYLLVETDAPYLAPHPHRGKRNEPAFVALVAEQIAELKGISLEEVAETTTQNAMKLFSID, encoded by the coding sequence ATGTTAATAGATACACATGTGCATTTAAATGATGATCAGTATGAAGACGATATAGAACAAGTCATTCAGCGAGCGCTTGATACAGGAATTGAGCGAATGGTCGTTGTTGGATTTGATCGGCCCACGATTACAAGAGCCATGGAACTTGCAGAAATGCATAGCTTTATATACGCAGTAGTCGGGTGGCATCCGGTTGATGCGATTGACTGTACAGAAGAAGATCTTCAATGGATCGAAGAACTGGCAGCTCACCCGAAAGTTGTTGGGATTGGTGAAACCGGACTCGATTATCATTGGGATAAGTCACCGAAAGAAGTTCAGCAAGAATTGTTTCGAAAGCAAATACGACTTGCTCAAAAAGTGAAATTACCTGTCATCATTCACAATCGTGATGCAACAGCAGATGTCGTACGAATTTTGCAAGAGGAAGAAGCAGAAATTACGGGTGGTATTATGCATTGCTTTAGTGGAAGTGTAGAAACTGCTAAACAGTGTATTGACATGAACTTTATGATCTCTCTTGGCGGACCCGTCACATTTAAAAATGCTAAGGTGCCAAAACAAGTTGCAACAGAGATACCGTTAGAATATCTGCTTGTAGAAACAGACGCACCATACCTTGCCCCGCATCCGCATCGCGGCAAAAGAAACGAACCTGCATTTGTTGCGCTTGTGGCAGAACAAATCGCGGAACTAAAGGGAATATCACTCGAAGAAGTGGCTGAAACTACTACTCAAAACGCTATGAAACTATTTTCCATCGACTGA
- the rsmA gene encoding 16S rRNA (adenine(1518)-N(6)/adenine(1519)-N(6))-dimethyltransferase RsmA, with the protein MVKDIATPARTKEILEKHGFSFKKSLGQNFLIDPNILKNIIYHAGIDKRSGVIEIGPGIGALTEHIARAAGKVVAYEIDDRLLPVLEDTLSPYTNVKVIHQDILDVDLNAAIEEHFSDVDEVTVVANLPYYVTTPIIMKFLMGKVPIERMVIMMQHEVADRITAVPGTKAYGSLSIAIQYYMDAEVAMVVPRTVFMPQPNVESAVLRLSRKTEPPASVIDEEFLFKVARGSFVQRRKTILNNLQTSLPQGKAKKDLILEALSKASIDSVRRGETLSIEEFANLSNALYEEFGASEK; encoded by the coding sequence ATGGTGAAAGATATCGCAACCCCTGCACGAACGAAAGAGATATTAGAAAAGCATGGATTTTCCTTTAAAAAAAGTTTGGGGCAGAACTTTCTGATTGATCCAAACATCTTAAAGAACATTATTTATCATGCAGGTATCGATAAACGTTCGGGTGTCATTGAAATTGGGCCAGGAATCGGAGCATTAACGGAGCATATTGCGCGAGCTGCAGGAAAAGTTGTTGCATATGAAATTGATGATCGCTTATTGCCAGTCTTAGAAGACACGCTATCACCCTACACGAACGTCAAGGTCATTCATCAAGACATACTGGACGTCGATTTGAATGCAGCTATCGAAGAGCATTTCTCGGATGTTGACGAAGTGACGGTAGTCGCAAACCTTCCTTACTATGTAACAACGCCAATCATCATGAAGTTTTTAATGGGAAAAGTGCCAATTGAACGAATGGTCATCATGATGCAGCACGAAGTTGCAGATCGCATTACTGCTGTTCCCGGTACAAAAGCGTATGGATCTCTGTCTATTGCTATTCAGTACTATATGGATGCTGAAGTCGCGATGGTTGTACCTAGAACTGTATTCATGCCACAGCCGAATGTAGAGTCAGCAGTCTTAAGATTATCACGAAAAACAGAACCGCCTGCTTCAGTAATTGATGAAGAGTTTCTATTTAAAGTGGCAAGAGGATCTTTCGTACAGCGACGGAAAACCATTCTCAACAATTTGCAGACGTCTCTTCCGCAAGGGAAAGCGAAAAAGGATTTAATCCTGGAGGCACTTTCTAAAGCGAGTATCGATTCGGTGAGAAGAGGGGAAACACTTTCCATTGAAGAATTTGCGAACTTGTCAAATGCTCTATACGAAGAGTTCGGAGCAAGCGAAAAATAA